A stretch of Electrophorus electricus isolate fEleEle1 chromosome 3, fEleEle1.pri, whole genome shotgun sequence DNA encodes these proteins:
- the gpr27 gene encoding probable G-protein coupled receptor 27: protein MANTSDLGESNPSLQNYAITASAVKLASLGLIICSSLAGNILLSLLVLKDSSLHKTPYYFLLDLCFADIIRSAVCFPFVMISIVNGSVWSYSVISCKIVAFMAVLFCFHIAFLLFCVSVTRYMAIAHHRFYSKRMTLWTCVAVICMVWTLSVAMAFPPVFDVGTYKFISEEEQCIFEHRYVKANDTLGFMLMLAVIVGTTHVVYIKMLCFVYDHRKMKPAQLIPAISQNWTFHGPGATGQAAANWIAGFGRGPTPPTLVGIRQASHNANRRLLVLDEFKMEKRIGKMYYMITLAFLLFWAPYIVSCYVRVFVKESAIPQVYLTAAVWLTFAQAAANPVVCFIFNKELRMRFRACFPCCLTTQTPMEPYCVI, encoded by the coding sequence ATGGCGAACACAAGCGATCTTGGGGAAAGCAATCCTTCGCTCCAAAATTATGCCATCACCGCCTCTGCAGTGAAACTGGCCTCTCTCGGTCTAATCATTTGCAGCAGCCTGGCCGGGAACATACTGCTCTCGCTTTTGGTGCTGAAAGACAGCTCCCTTCACAAGACACCATACTATTTTCTCCTCGACCTGTGCTTTGCGGACATCATCCGTTCGGCCGTGTGCTTTCCGTTCGTCATGATTTCGATCGTTAACGGTTCTGTGTGGAGCTACAGCGTCATCAGCTGCAAGATTGTCGCCTTCATGGCCGTGCTGTTTTGCTTCCACATCGCCTTCCTTCTCTTCTGCGTTAGTGTCACGCGTTATATGGCTATTGCACACCACCGCTTCTATTCCAAACGAATGACTCTGTGGACGTGCGTGGCTGTCATATGCATGGTGTGGACCTTGTCGGTTGCCATGGCGTTTCCCCCGGTGTTTGATGTCGGGACGTATAAATTTATTAGTGAGGAAGAACAATGCATATTCGAGCACAGATACGTGAAAGCGAACGACACACTGGGTTTTATGTTGATGCTTGCCGTTATTGTGGGCACGACGCATGTTGTGTACATCAaaatgctttgctttgtttACGACCACCGTAAGATGAAACCAGCCCAGCTGATCCCGGCTATTAGCCAGAACTGGACCTTTCACGGTCCAGGTGCGACAGGCCAAGCGGCTGCCAACTGGATTGCGGGCTTTGGACGCGGTCCCACCCCGCCGACATTAGTGGGCATCAGGCAAGCCTCGCATAACGCCAACAGGAGGCTGCTCGTCTTGGACGAGTTCAAGATGGAGAAACGAATAGGGAAAATGTACTACATGATCACGCTGGCGTTCCTGCTGTTTTGGGCCCCGTACATTGTGTCGTGCTACGTACGCGTGTTCGTGAAGGAAAGCGCCATTCCACAGGTTTACCTGACGGCGGCCGTGTGGCTGACGTTCGCCCAAGCGGCGGCGAATCCAGTCGtctgtttcattttcaacaAGGAACTAAGGATGCGTTTCAGAGCTTGCTTTCCTTGCTGTTTGACTACACAAACACCAATGGAACCATATTGTGTAATCTGA
- the prok2 gene encoding prokineticin-2 gives MRSSFSLFICLVLVSPGCCAIITGSCELDSQCGRGMCCAVSLWIRSLRMCTPMGLEGESCHPMSHKVPYDGKRLHHTCPCSSDLDCITAANGQYKCLSPHKSHVYDF, from the exons ATGAGGTCCAGCTTCTCTCTGTTCATCTGCCTGGTGTTGGTGTCTCCCGGTTGTTGTGCTATCATCACAGGG tcaTGCGAGCTTGATTCCCAGTGTGGCAGAGGAATGTGCTGTGCGGTCAGCCTGTGGATCCGGAGCCTGCGCATGTGCACTCCTATGGGACTGGAGGGGGAAAGCTGCCATCCTATGAGCCACAAG GTTCCATATGATGGGAAGAGACTTCACCACACTTGTCCGTGTTCGTCAGACCTGGACTGTATTACTGCGGCGAATGGACAATACAAATGCCTTTCACCACACAAGTCTCATGTTTATGATTTCTGA